In the Microcebus murinus isolate Inina chromosome 14, M.murinus_Inina_mat1.0, whole genome shotgun sequence genome, one interval contains:
- the EMX2 gene encoding homeobox protein EMX2 isoform X2 has product MFQPAPKRCFTIESLVAKDSPLPASRSEDPIRPAALSYANSSPINPFLNGFHSAAAAAAGRGVYSNPDLVFAEAVSHPPNPAVPVHPVPPPHALAAHPLPSSHSPHPLFASQQRDPSTFYPWLIHRYRYLGHRFQGKSMVSEPKNKVQKAEAGGRRLRFATKEKRDAPY; this is encoded by the exons ATGTTTCAGCCGGCGCCCAAGCGCTGCTTCACCATCGAGTCGCTGGTGGCCAAGGACAGTCCCCTGCCCGCCTCTCGCTCGGAGGACCCCATCCGTCCCGCGGCGCTCAGCTACGCCAACTCCAGCCCCATAAATCCGTTCCTCAACGGCTTCCACtcggctgccgccgccgccgcgggtcGGGGCGTCTACTCCAACCCGGACTTGGTGTTCGCCGAGGCGGTCTCGCACCCGCCCAACCCCGCCGTGCCAGTGCACCCGGTGCCGCCGCCGCACGCCCTGGCcgcccaccccctgccctcctcGCACTCGCCACACCCCCTCTTCGCCTCGCAGCAGCGGGACCCGTCCACCTTCTACCCCTGGCTCATCCACCGCTACCGATATCTGGGTCATCGCTTCCAAG GTAAAAGTATGGTTTCAGAACCGAAGAACAAAGTTCAAAAGGCAGAAGCTGGAGGAAGAAGGCTCAGATtcgcaacaaaagaaaaaagggacGCACCATATTAA
- the EMX2 gene encoding homeobox protein EMX2 isoform X1: MFQPAPKRCFTIESLVAKDSPLPASRSEDPIRPAALSYANSSPINPFLNGFHSAAAAAAGRGVYSNPDLVFAEAVSHPPNPAVPVHPVPPPHALAAHPLPSSHSPHPLFASQQRDPSTFYPWLIHRYRYLGHRFQGNDTSPESFLLHNALARKPKRIRTAFSPSQLLRLEHAFEKNHYVVGAERKQLAHSLSLTETQVKVWFQNRRTKFKRQKLEEEGSDSQQKKKGTHHINRWRIATKQASPEEIDVTSDD, from the exons ATGTTTCAGCCGGCGCCCAAGCGCTGCTTCACCATCGAGTCGCTGGTGGCCAAGGACAGTCCCCTGCCCGCCTCTCGCTCGGAGGACCCCATCCGTCCCGCGGCGCTCAGCTACGCCAACTCCAGCCCCATAAATCCGTTCCTCAACGGCTTCCACtcggctgccgccgccgccgcgggtcGGGGCGTCTACTCCAACCCGGACTTGGTGTTCGCCGAGGCGGTCTCGCACCCGCCCAACCCCGCCGTGCCAGTGCACCCGGTGCCGCCGCCGCACGCCCTGGCcgcccaccccctgccctcctcGCACTCGCCACACCCCCTCTTCGCCTCGCAGCAGCGGGACCCGTCCACCTTCTACCCCTGGCTCATCCACCGCTACCGATATCTGGGTCATCGCTTCCAAG GGAACGACACAAGCCCTGAGAGTTTCCTTTTGCACAACGCGCTGGCCAGAAAGCCGAAGCGGATCCGAACCGCCTTCTCCCCGTCCCAGCTTCTAAGGCTGGAACACGCCTTCGAGAAGAATCACTACGTGGTGGGCGCGGAAAGGAAGCAGCTGGCACACAGCCTCAGCCTCACGGAAACTCAG GTAAAAGTATGGTTTCAGAACCGAAGAACAAAGTTCAAAAGGCAGAAGCTGGAGGAAGAAGGCTCAGATtcgcaacaaaagaaaaaagggacGCACCATATTAACCGGTGGAGAATCGCCACCAAGCAGGCGAGTCCGGAGGAAATAGACGTGACCTCAGACGATTAA